One stretch of Tenrec ecaudatus isolate mTenEca1 chromosome 18, mTenEca1.hap1, whole genome shotgun sequence DNA includes these proteins:
- the LOC142431634 gene encoding interferon lambda-3-like — protein sequence MELRLPNLPQHLGPGKAEGVGVPMALEAELALTLMVPETVDRSALGTLLDRPLHTLSHIHSELLACFPAQPTAGPQARGRLHRWLHRLQEAEKKEYQSCLVSSVTSNLFRLLTQDLKCIASGDQCV from the exons ATGgagctgcggctcccaaatcttcCCCAGCACCTGGGACCTGGCAAGGCTGAGG GTGTGGGAGTGCCCATGGCCTTGGAGGCTGAGCTGGCCCTGACACTGATGGTCCCAGAGACGGTGGACAGGTCAGCCCTGGGGACGCTCCTGGACAGGCCTCTTCACACCCTGAGCCACATCCACTCGGAGCTCCTGGCATGT tTCCCAGCTCAGCCCACAGCagggccccaggcccggggccgcCTCCACCGCTGGCTGCACAGGCTCCAGGAGGCTGAGAAGAAG GAGTACCAAAGCTGCCTGGTGTCCTCGGTCACATCGAACCTCTTCCGCCTGCTCACGCAGGACCTGAAATGCATCGCCAGCGGAGACCAGTGTGTCTGA